Proteins from one Cryptomeria japonica chromosome 4, Sugi_1.0, whole genome shotgun sequence genomic window:
- the LOC131049070 gene encoding flowering time control protein FPA — translation MANFRGAPTRYGFFHSASPPMSGGFMDQGPRQMKGEEEESPPSQNLWVGNVSADVTETMLKETFAKFGDIDNITAYPQRNYAFVYFKHIEHAIAAKEGLQGVPLGGSNLKIEFSRAAKPSKHLWIGGISQTVPKEQIEAEFLKFGPLEDFKLLRDRNSALVEYSNLEDAVSAVKFLNGKQLCGDSLRVDYLRSQPVKRESVTNSHMHTIEVRNGRFNDQRTFMGSTDLGRRNFDMLICPPEPPQSILPKVQTAHGHDGGRNQGGQSNVLWIGFPPSVKVDDQRLHNALILFGEIERIQSFPSRHHAFVEFRSVDEARRAKDGLQGRLFNDPRIQILYSNSEFMPVESTKDSATLMTPSRGMLPPDTLYRNSSQFGSNESLRPINPSNAQGINMHARPVGPWGFPEQHTIESRIPLSRSEPFHKFSNTNINSPRLGGGWNRPPSHMASGLRPLGPLPGARDGFDGNASLRESKRPRVDEAYPVAGHLDIRKLDNDATGALPGYHGTQPDRIISNYINTRNNEGNMGFRESQGSPVNGSKQVVAGPGRMQPPPPSARAGNSGGHGEHYEVVSEDWPWQGIIAKGGTPVCRARSISIGKGIDAKFPEVVNCSARTGLDKLAEHFSQASDFGLVCFLPAGGQDVHTYQEFLYYLGSKHRAGVAKFSDGTTLFLVPPSDFSENYLKVRGTDRLFGVVLKFHQLPSNSMYQNQSLRFPQEPSQQLVQRQHFPISHVDHGTMALKEDQTEYNTDIPRSFSPVHTGQIATLQSTNDLSAPQSQSTVALTPELIATISSLIPNAFQASGAGSGSLVQASSMKQGTYDYNGSNDASNSRWQVSSPRSSEIWRQHQQVPPLPSHQLISEQGTYQHPTQLKYQSSFSPVATVSMPSSNNTTEQSGQGAEVNPSFQDPNTKVHQSSMMYQTTTNELAHLASDPGKSMDLQSEQLAMPCGQERYQQEAPLNSQTSYAHMLSTGTSENIQSLVSPQQKTMTSRSSDQYQAGGGSQILPSMQVGHDEMSSELSSQVQQLQGIGAALLGHNQESSESEAEKNLRYQSTLQFAANLLQQLQQKQVANKSAMGGTQHRQ, via the exons ATGGCTAATTTCAGAGGCGCTCCTACGCGTTATGGTTTCTTCCACTCG GCGTCGCCGCCAATGAGTGGAGGGTTTATGGATCAGGGCCCCCGCCAAATGAAGGGGGAGGAGGAAGAATCTCCGCCATCGCAGAATTTGTGGGTGGGCAATGTGTCCGCCGACGTTACGGAGACTATGCTGAAGGAAACTTTCGCAAAATTTGGAGATATTGATAACATAACGGCGTATCCTCAACGGAACTATGCGTTTGTGTATTTTAAGCATATCGAGCATGCAATAGCTGCAAAGGAGGGCCTGCAAGGTGTCCCTCTGGGCGGCAGCAATCTAAAAATCGAGTTTTCTCGGGCT GCCAAACCTAGTAAGCACCTATGGATAGGAGGTATAAGTCAAACTGTTCCAAAAGAACAGATAGAAGCTGAGTTTCTGAAGTTTGGTCCTCTTGAAGATTTCAAGCTATTGCGTGATCGGAACTCTGCACTTGTTGAATATTCAAATTTAGAGGATGCCGTGTCAGCTGTCAAGTTTTTAAATGGAAAACAGCTTTGTGGTGATTCCCTTCGAGTTGATTATCTGAGGTCTCAACCAGTAAAGCGA GAAAGTGTTACAAACTCTCATATGCATACAATAGAGGTAAGGAATGGCCGCTTCAATGACCAGAGAACATTTATGGGGTCTACAGATCTAGGACGAAGGAACTTTGACATGTTGATTTGTCCACCTGAACCTCCCCAAAGCATCTTGCCTAAAGTACAG ACTGCACATGGACATGATGGTGGAAGAAATCAAGGTGGCCAAAGCAATGTTTTATGGATAGGTTTCCCTCCCTCTGTTAAAGTTGATGATCAAAGGCTTCATAATGCTCTGATACTTTTTGGTGAGATAGAACGGATACAAAGTTTTCCATCAAGGCACCATGCATTTGTCGAATTTAGAAGTGTTGATGAAGCTAGGCGTGCTAAAGATGGGCTTCAAGGAAGGCTCTTCAATGATCCTAGGATACAAATTCTTTATTCAAACAGTGAGTTTATGCCTGTAGAAAGTACTAAAGACAGCGCAACATTAATGACTCCATCAAGAGGAATGCTCCCCCCTGATACTCTTTATAGGAATAGTTCACAATTTGGTTCAAATGAAAGCTTGCGACCCATTAATCCTAGTAATGCTCAAGGAATAAACATGCACGCACGTCCTGTTGGTCCATGGGGTTTTCCTGAGCAGCACACAATTGAGAGCAGAATTCCTTTGTCAAGGTCAGAGCCTTTTCACAAATTTTCAAATACTAACATAAATAGTCCTAGACTTGGTGGTGGTTGGAATAGACCACCCTCTCATATGGCTTCAGGTTTGAGGCCTCTTGGGCCCCTGCCAGGTGCTCGGGATGGATTTGATGGAAATGCTTCACTAAGGGAATCAAAGAGGCCGAGAGTCGATGAGGCTTATCCAGTAGCAGGACATTTAGATATTAGAAAACTGGACAATGATGCTACAGGGGCTCTTCCTGGTTATCATGGGACACAACCTGATAGAATAATCTCAAATTATATAAATACGAGAAACAATGAAGGTAATATGGGCTTCAGAGAAAGTCAAGGATCACCTGTAAATGGTAGCAAACAGGTTGTAGCAGGTCCAGGTCGTATGCAACCTCCACCTCCTTCAGCTAGAGCCGGGAACTCTGGAGGCCATGGAGAGCATTATGAAGTTGTAAGTGAGGATTGGCCATGGCAAGGTATAATAGCTAAAGGTGGAACTCCTGTTTGCCGTGCACGGTCCATATCTATAGGCAAAGGCATTGATGCTAAATT TCCTGAAGTAGTGAATTGCTCTGCAAGAACAGGTCTGGATAAACTCGCTGAACACTTTTCACAAGCAAGTGATTTTGGGTTGGTATGTTTTCTACCTGCAGGAGGCCAAGATGTACATACTTATCAAGAGTTTCTGTACTATCTTGGTTCAAAGCATCGGGCCGGTGTGGCTAAATTTAGTGATGGTACAACATTGTTTTTGGTGCCTCCATCAGACTTTTCAGAGAATTATTTGAAAGTTCGTGGTACTGATCGTCTTTTTGGTGTTGTACTTAAATTTCATCAGCTACCAAGCAATTCTAtgtatcaaaatcaatctctcagaTTCCCGCAGGAACCTTCACAGCAGCTTGTCCAAAGACAGCATTTTCCCATCTCACATGTAGATCATGGCACAATGGCCTTAAAAGAGGATCAAACTGAATATAACACAGACATTCCCAGATCATTTTCGCCTGTGCACACAGGACAAATTGCAACTCTGCAAAGTACAAATGACTTGTCTGCTCCACAGTCACAGTCCACTGTTGCTCTGACACCTGAGCTGATCGCGACAATAAGCTCCCTTATTCCAAATGCCTTTCAAGCTTCTGGTGCAGGTTCTGGTTCATTGGTTCAAGCTTCTTCAATGAAGCAAGGTACATATGATTATAATGGCAGTAATGATGCCTCAAACAGCAGATGGCAGGTATCTTCTCCAAGATCATCAGAAATTTGGAGGCAACATCAGCAGGTGCCACCATTACCTTCACATCAATTAATATCAGAGCAAGGTACTTATCAGCACCCTACTCAACTTAAATATCAATCGTCCTTTTCACCAGTTGCCACCGTTTCAATGCCAAGTTCTAATAACACAACTGAACAAAGTGGACAAGGGGCTGAAGTAAACCCATCATTCCAAGATCCCAATACAAAGGTGCATCAATCTTCTATGATGTATCAAACCACTACAAATGAGCTTGCACATTTGGCATCAGATCCAGGTAAAAGTATGGATCTGCAGAGTGAACAGCTTGCAATGCCTTGTGGACAGGAAAGGTATCAACAAGAAGCTCCCTTAAATTCTCAGACATCTTATGCCCATATGCTCTCAACTGGGACATCTGAAAATATTCAATCATTAGTTTCACCACAGCAGAAGACAATGACATCTAGGTCGTCTGACCAGTATCAGGCAGGAGGTGGGTCCCAAATATTGCCAAGTATGCAGGTAGGACACGATGAAATGAGCTCAGAACTATCTAGTCAGGTGCAACAACTTCAAGGTATCGGGGCTGCTTTGCTGGGCCATAACCAAGAGAGTTCGGAAAGTGAGGCTGAAAAAAATCTGAGATATCAGTCAACATTGCAATTTGCTGCCAACCTCTTACAACAACTTCAACAGAAACAAGTGGCAAATAAAAGTGCTATGGGAGGTACTCAGCATCGGCAATAA